From Armatimonadota bacterium, a single genomic window includes:
- a CDS encoding NUDIX hydrolase, with protein MRRLRERHGPAMRFALALVEHAGRLVLVRLRDDQLVDRWLPPGGAVEPGETPEEAVRREVREETGLELAWAQPLGVIQTGRVAPQAGVVESTTTVFAALAAGGELRPEDAGEIAEVRLAPPADVEAFIAAGRFGDAHPYLRAGTIACYWRWRGGAGGR; from the coding sequence GTGCGGCGCCTGCGCGAGCGCCACGGACCGGCCATGCGGTTTGCCCTGGCCCTGGTGGAACATGCGGGCCGCCTCGTGCTGGTGCGGCTGCGCGATGACCAGCTGGTGGACCGATGGCTCCCCCCCGGCGGGGCGGTCGAGCCCGGCGAGACGCCGGAGGAGGCGGTACGCCGCGAAGTGCGGGAGGAGACCGGGCTGGAGCTGGCCTGGGCACAGCCCCTGGGCGTGATCCAGACAGGGCGCGTGGCCCCGCAGGCGGGCGTGGTCGAGTCCACCACCACGGTCTTTGCCGCCCTCGCCGCAGGCGGCGAGCTGCGCCCCGAGGATGCCGGCGAAATCGCCGAGGTCCGCCTGGCGCCGCCTGCCGACGTCGAAGCCTTCATCGCCGCGGGCCGCTTCGGGGACGCCCACCCCTACCTGCGCGCGGGGACGATCGCCTGCTACTGGCGGTGGCGCGGGGGCGCCGGCGGTCGGTGA
- a CDS encoding ABC transporter permease: MSAVLELLARSLEASTIFLFAALGELVDQRAGVLNVGLEGLMLSGGTLAFIATQLTRDYLLGFLAALAVGALLGAAHGFFAITLRGDQVVSGMGLWILSFGLTTYIGNPYTGPLGLERIGTWLGLSPFVYLAVALVGATWFLLFRTGVGLAIRSAGEHPGAAQASGINVGAVRYLCVTFGGMLAGLAGAVYSLSYNPVWNYNFLMGWGFVSLALVFFSMWNPWVLLMGATLFAAMWQLSLNPELVLPGILSRYIWRALPFAITIVILAVISAPWFRTRWGLAKPEALGRPYIS, translated from the coding sequence GTGAGCGCCGTGCTGGAGCTGCTGGCGCGCAGCCTGGAGGCCTCGACCATCTTCCTCTTCGCGGCGCTGGGGGAGCTGGTGGACCAGCGCGCGGGGGTGCTCAACGTCGGCCTGGAGGGGCTGATGCTCTCCGGCGGCACCCTGGCCTTCATCGCCACCCAGCTCACGCGCGACTACCTGCTCGGGTTCCTGGCGGCCCTGGCCGTGGGCGCGCTGCTCGGCGCCGCGCACGGGTTCTTCGCCATCACCCTGCGCGGGGACCAGGTGGTGAGCGGCATGGGGCTGTGGATCCTCAGCTTCGGCCTCACCACCTACATCGGCAACCCCTACACCGGGCCGCTGGGGCTGGAGCGCATCGGCACGTGGCTCGGCCTCTCGCCCTTCGTCTACCTGGCCGTGGCGCTCGTGGGGGCGACCTGGTTCCTGCTCTTCCGCACCGGGGTGGGGCTGGCCATCCGGTCGGCGGGGGAACACCCGGGGGCGGCGCAGGCGTCCGGGATCAACGTGGGGGCGGTCCGCTACCTGTGTGTCACGTTCGGAGGGATGCTGGCGGGCCTGGCGGGGGCGGTCTACAGCCTCTCCTACAACCCGGTGTGGAACTACAACTTCCTGATGGGCTGGGGGTTCGTAAGCCTGGCGCTGGTCTTCTTCTCGATGTGGAACCCGTGGGTGCTGCTGATGGGGGCCACGCTCTTCGCCGCCATGTGGCAGCTCTCCCTCAACCCCGAGCTGGTGCTGCCGGGGATCCTGTCGCGCTACATCTGGCGGGCGCTGCCCTTTGCCATCACCATCGTCATCCTGGCCGTCATCTCCGCGCCCTGGTTCCGCACGCGCTGGGGACTGGCCAAGCCGGAGGCCCTGGGGCGGCCTTACATCTCGTAA
- a CDS encoding ABC transporter permease, which produces MRVGSYLLTVEPRRASSPLHGVVTAVAAIVVALVLSSVLFLPAEGGPLHAYRVVFAYAFADRYGFLATVHRAIYLLLCTFAFLVPFRAGLWNIGLPSQVYAGGLAAFAVPALLGGPDLTTPPVAPGLLVGLMVVAGVAGGAVLAAVAGLLRARLNVNEILVTMMLNSVFFWLVAYMIKEGGPFMSATGEGEGFGLPAFLHAPLWAGIPFTALLAVGAAALLDWLFARTALGYRIRAFGLNPQAARYGGIDPLTLPLLVFVVGGAFGGLAGYHYFAAVPGVYKIPGNYGYYGDLAFYGIICALIARGSGVGAVPVALLFAGLSLGARLAQGQLHLPFGVDYALLGLLMMTFVASHVLYQCQPVWRPAAAPAVPPVSADAAEG; this is translated from the coding sequence GTGAGGGTTGGATCCTACCTCCTGACCGTGGAGCCGCGGCGGGCCTCCTCGCCCCTGCACGGCGTGGTGACCGCCGTCGCCGCCATCGTCGTGGCGCTGGTGCTGAGCAGCGTCCTCTTCCTGCCGGCCGAGGGCGGTCCCCTCCACGCCTACCGGGTGGTCTTCGCCTACGCCTTCGCCGACCGGTACGGCTTCCTGGCCACGGTCCACCGGGCCATCTACCTGCTGCTGTGCACCTTCGCCTTCCTCGTCCCCTTCCGCGCGGGCCTGTGGAACATCGGCCTCCCCAGCCAGGTGTACGCGGGGGGGCTCGCTGCCTTCGCCGTCCCGGCCCTGCTGGGTGGTCCGGACCTGACGACCCCGCCCGTGGCCCCCGGCCTCCTCGTCGGGCTGATGGTCGTCGCCGGCGTGGCGGGCGGAGCGGTCCTGGCCGCCGTGGCCGGGCTCCTGCGCGCCCGGCTGAACGTGAACGAGATCCTGGTCACCATGATGCTGAACTCGGTCTTCTTCTGGCTCGTGGCCTACATGATCAAAGAGGGCGGCCCCTTCATGAGCGCCACGGGCGAGGGGGAGGGGTTCGGCCTGCCCGCCTTCCTCCACGCGCCGCTGTGGGCCGGCATCCCCTTCACCGCGCTGCTGGCCGTGGGGGCGGCGGCGCTGCTGGACTGGCTCTTCGCCCGGACGGCGCTCGGCTACCGCATCCGCGCCTTCGGGCTCAACCCGCAGGCTGCCCGCTACGGCGGGATCGACCCGCTGACGCTCCCGCTGCTGGTCTTCGTGGTGGGCGGCGCTTTCGGCGGCCTGGCCGGGTACCACTACTTCGCCGCCGTCCCCGGCGTCTACAAGATCCCCGGCAACTACGGCTACTACGGCGACCTGGCCTTCTACGGCATCATCTGCGCGCTGATCGCCCGGGGCAGCGGCGTGGGGGCCGTCCCTGTGGCGCTGCTCTTCGCGGGGCTGTCGCTGGGCGCGCGCCTGGCCCAGGGGCAGCTCCACCTGCCCTTCGGCGTCGACTACGCGCTGCTGGGGCTGCTCATGATGACCTTCGTGGCCTCGCACGTGCTCTACCAATGCCAGCCGGTGTGGCGCCCGGCCGCCGCACCCGCCGTCCCGCCGGTCTCGGCCGACGCCGCGGAGGGGTGA
- a CDS encoding ABC transporter ATP-binding protein has product MTTSVEPAGDGAPFLAARGITKRFPGVLALDRVDLEVDAGRVHAVLGQNGAGKTTLMNVLFGLVQPDEGAVYLRGRRVHIRSPHDALALGIGMVHQTRRLVAAHTVLENLLLGHPQARGLLNPRHARREVEALCARYGIALDLGARVWQLSEGEKQWVEILKALYLGARILILDEPTSVLTPPEVERLLAGLRTLVRDQGVTVLLVTHKLPVVMALSDTVTVLRAGRVVARLPTREATEERLVAHMIGRDIAPPHLTDAAAGERPALLRVEDLAAYNDKGVLALRGVSFALRAGEILGIAGVTGNGQEELVQVLAGLRPPAGGRVLLDGADATWWPPLERWRRGIGYIPAERVEVASIAPFTLVENTALTFHFDPAYTPRALLDYPGLERLTREILTSYAVRAPHPHVPAQHLSGGNLQKLILGRVLARRPRVLLAHLPTQGLDVEAAAFVRGRLLEARAAGAGVLLVSEDLDEILSLSDRVAPIYEGRLVTVLPRAEAHPETVGAMMAGWRREAAAHA; this is encoded by the coding sequence GTGACCACGTCCGTCGAGCCGGCCGGCGACGGCGCGCCCTTCCTGGCGGCACGCGGGATCACCAAGCGCTTCCCCGGCGTGCTCGCCCTGGACCGCGTGGACCTGGAGGTGGACGCCGGCCGGGTCCACGCGGTCCTCGGGCAGAACGGCGCCGGCAAGACCACCCTCATGAACGTCCTCTTCGGGCTGGTGCAGCCCGATGAGGGCGCCGTCTACCTGCGGGGTCGTCGGGTGCACATCCGCTCCCCGCACGACGCCCTGGCCCTGGGGATCGGCATGGTCCACCAGACCCGCCGCCTCGTGGCCGCCCACACCGTGCTGGAGAACCTGCTCCTCGGGCACCCGCAGGCCCGCGGCCTCCTCAACCCGCGCCACGCCCGCCGCGAGGTGGAGGCGCTGTGCGCCCGCTACGGGATCGCCCTCGACCTGGGGGCGCGCGTGTGGCAGCTCTCCGAGGGCGAGAAGCAGTGGGTGGAGATCCTCAAGGCCCTCTACCTGGGCGCGCGCATCCTCATCCTGGACGAGCCCACCTCGGTGCTCACCCCGCCCGAGGTGGAGCGCCTGCTGGCCGGCCTGCGCACCCTCGTGCGCGACCAGGGCGTCACCGTCCTCCTGGTCACCCACAAGCTCCCCGTCGTCATGGCACTCAGCGACACCGTGACGGTGCTGCGGGCGGGCCGGGTCGTGGCCCGCCTCCCCACCCGCGAGGCCACCGAGGAGCGCCTGGTGGCGCACATGATCGGCCGCGACATCGCCCCGCCGCACCTCACCGACGCCGCTGCGGGGGAGCGGCCGGCGCTGCTGCGCGTGGAGGACCTGGCCGCCTACAACGACAAAGGGGTGCTGGCCCTGCGCGGCGTCTCCTTCGCGTTGCGGGCGGGCGAGATCCTGGGGATCGCCGGCGTCACGGGCAACGGCCAGGAGGAGCTCGTCCAGGTGCTGGCCGGCCTGCGCCCGCCGGCCGGCGGGCGCGTCCTGCTCGACGGTGCGGACGCCACGTGGTGGCCGCCGCTGGAGCGGTGGCGGCGGGGGATCGGCTACATCCCGGCGGAGCGCGTCGAGGTGGCCTCCATCGCTCCCTTCACGCTGGTCGAGAATACGGCGCTCACCTTCCACTTCGACCCCGCCTACACGCCGCGGGCCCTCCTCGACTACCCGGGCCTGGAGCGCCTCACCCGGGAGATCCTGACCAGCTACGCGGTGCGGGCGCCCCACCCGCACGTCCCGGCGCAGCACCTCTCCGGCGGCAACCTGCAGAAGCTCATCCTGGGGCGGGTGCTGGCGCGGCGTCCGCGCGTGCTGCTCGCCCACCTGCCCACGCAGGGGCTGGACGTGGAAGCGGCCGCCTTCGTGCGCGGCCGCCTCCTGGAGGCGCGGGCCGCCGGTGCGGGGGTGCTGCTGGTCTCGGAGGACCTGGACGAGATCCTCTCCCTGAGCGACCGGGTGGCGCCGATCTACGAGGGCCGCCTCGTGACCGTCCTGCCGCGGGCGGAGGCCCACCCCGAGACGGTCGGCGCGATGATGGCGGGGTGGCGGCGGGAGGCCGCCGCACACGCGTGA
- a CDS encoding BMP family ABC transporter substrate-binding protein, which translates to MREFRRGSRCARVVIPLVVFALLATSALWARATAGPQRPVTLAILHFSVIKGTTWSGAHDRAAKRLTEKYPNVKYVYREEVGPDATVPYARELIDQGANIVVGNAEFIGLPLATIADQYPNTYFASVVASDLTRKRNFIRFFPRQYQALYLEGLVAGALTRTGNIGVVSAFPNIQVLRRTAGFYLGVQDAAKALNKRVNVYVKYVGDWYKPTEEREVARTLVSQYRVDVLTQQTDSGSPLDVAQERRIWFVGKDMDVVGFYGWSSTDTVAISFDTRWEVLYDRMIRQYMAGNQTPTTLLYLGMKDTMTLADGTVESAVDIMNNKKVGVDAISPKARPLIPAAILRLVAQRRQQMMRGQWDPFFEHAFRSNGTGLALRGTPIPAKGTLVKPARQMPTDEWLLSKFNFDLEGMTILK; encoded by the coding sequence ATGCGCGAGTTCCGGAGGGGAAGTCGCTGTGCCCGCGTCGTGATCCCGCTGGTCGTCTTCGCCCTGCTGGCCACCTCCGCGCTGTGGGCGCGGGCGACCGCCGGGCCGCAACGCCCCGTCACCCTGGCCATCCTCCACTTCAGCGTCATCAAGGGGACGACCTGGTCCGGGGCGCACGACCGGGCCGCCAAGCGTCTCACCGAGAAGTACCCCAACGTCAAGTACGTCTACCGTGAGGAGGTCGGCCCCGACGCCACCGTCCCCTACGCCCGGGAGCTGATCGACCAGGGGGCCAACATCGTCGTCGGTAACGCGGAGTTCATCGGGCTGCCGCTGGCCACCATCGCCGACCAGTACCCCAACACCTACTTCGCCTCGGTGGTGGCGAGCGACCTCACCCGCAAGCGCAACTTCATCCGCTTCTTCCCCCGCCAGTACCAGGCCCTCTACCTGGAAGGCCTGGTGGCCGGGGCGCTCACCCGCACGGGGAACATCGGCGTCGTCTCGGCCTTCCCCAACATCCAGGTGCTGCGCCGCACCGCCGGCTTCTACCTGGGGGTGCAGGACGCCGCCAAGGCGCTGAACAAGCGGGTGAACGTCTACGTGAAGTACGTCGGCGACTGGTACAAGCCCACCGAGGAGCGGGAAGTGGCCCGCACCCTGGTGAGCCAGTACCGGGTGGACGTCCTCACGCAGCAGACCGACTCCGGCTCGCCCCTGGACGTGGCCCAGGAGCGGAGGATCTGGTTCGTGGGCAAGGACATGGACGTCGTGGGCTTCTACGGCTGGTCCAGCACCGACACCGTGGCCATCTCCTTCGACACGCGCTGGGAGGTCCTCTACGACCGCATGATCCGCCAGTACATGGCGGGCAACCAGACCCCCACCACCCTGCTCTACCTGGGGATGAAGGACACGATGACGCTGGCCGACGGCACGGTCGAGTCGGCCGTGGACATCATGAACAACAAGAAGGTCGGGGTGGACGCGATCAGCCCCAAGGCGCGGCCGCTCATCCCGGCGGCCATCCTGCGCCTGGTGGCGCAGCGCCGTCAGCAGATGATGCGGGGCCAGTGGGACCCGTTCTTCGAGCACGCCTTCCGCAGCAACGGGACGGGGCTGGCGCTGCGCGGGACGCCCATCCCGGCCAAGGGGACGCTGGTCAAGCCGGCGCGGCAGATGCCCACCGACGAGTGGCTCCTGTCGAAGTTCAACTTCGACCTCGAGGGGATGACCATCCTCAAGTAG
- a CDS encoding DEAD/DEAH box helicase — translation MAARAAAPTDLAVALDALERDHAYRGQVVHRRALPARGARYAPLEPPLPEPLRARLAAMGITRLYTHQAAAVDAVRRGEHIAVITPTASGKTLCYNLPVLEHLVQAPAARALYLFPTKALAQDQVDALAEFGLPQVHAATYDGDTPAADRRRIREHATIVLTNPDMLHRGILPQHVRWATFLRGLRFVVLDDMHVYRGVFGSHVANVLRRLRRVCALYGGRPQFICTSATIANPREFAERLLGVPVSVIAESGAPQGPRQVVLWNPPLLDRAAMARRSPYSEATWLFTRLVQAGVRTIVFTKARKITELIYRYARARLAEEAAALSQRISPYRAGYLPEERRRIEQRLFRGELVGVISTSALELGIDVGGLDAAVLVGFPGTIASTWQRIGRAGRGTDPSAGILIALDDALDQYLMRHPDYLFARSPEHAVIDPENPYILANHLRCAAAEAPLEPADAELFGERTLAVAALLGEFGDLVQRRGRWYWANPRRYPAAEVEIRAAGTPYRIVDVQARAVIGTIDEARAFEQVHPGAIYLHQGEAYVVRKLDLVEKVAYVQPSPADHYTQARVLTDVRIVRAHEEKPWGPTRAAFGDVEVTTQVTEYVRKQLFTEAVLGVEPLDLPPQVLATAALWFTIPPELVREVERHGLDLAGGIHAVEHAAIGLLPLFAMCDRWDIGGVSYPRHEQVGAPAIFIYDGHPGGVGITQKGFALLDELMSATLDAIASCPCEAGCPSCVQSPKCGNLNTPLDKAAAILLLRGLLARPGRAARAGGRRRS, via the coding sequence GTGGCCGCCCGAGCCGCCGCCCCCACGGACCTTGCCGTCGCCCTCGACGCCCTGGAGCGGGACCACGCCTACCGGGGGCAGGTGGTGCACCGCCGGGCCCTGCCGGCCCGGGGGGCGCGCTACGCGCCGCTCGAGCCGCCGCTGCCCGAGCCCCTGCGGGCGCGCCTGGCCGCCATGGGCATCACCCGCCTCTACACCCACCAGGCCGCGGCCGTCGACGCGGTGCGCCGCGGCGAGCACATCGCCGTCATCACGCCCACCGCCAGCGGGAAGACCCTGTGCTACAACCTGCCGGTGCTCGAGCACCTGGTGCAGGCCCCGGCCGCCCGCGCCCTCTACCTCTTCCCCACCAAGGCGCTGGCCCAGGACCAGGTGGACGCCCTGGCGGAGTTCGGCCTGCCCCAGGTGCACGCGGCCACCTACGACGGCGACACGCCGGCGGCGGACCGGCGGCGCATCCGCGAGCACGCCACCATCGTCCTGACCAACCCCGACATGCTCCACCGGGGGATCCTGCCGCAGCACGTCCGCTGGGCGACCTTCCTGCGCGGGCTGCGCTTCGTCGTGCTGGACGACATGCACGTCTACCGGGGCGTCTTCGGCTCTCACGTGGCCAACGTCCTGCGCCGGCTGCGCCGCGTCTGCGCGCTGTACGGGGGCCGCCCGCAGTTCATCTGCACCTCCGCCACCATCGCCAACCCCCGGGAGTTCGCCGAGCGCCTGCTGGGGGTCCCGGTCAGCGTCATCGCCGAGAGCGGCGCCCCCCAGGGGCCGCGCCAAGTGGTCCTGTGGAACCCCCCGCTCCTCGACCGGGCGGCCATGGCGCGCCGCAGCCCGTACAGCGAAGCCACCTGGCTCTTCACCCGGCTGGTGCAGGCGGGCGTGCGGACCATCGTCTTCACCAAGGCCCGCAAGATCACCGAGCTCATCTACCGTTACGCGCGGGCCCGCCTGGCCGAGGAGGCGGCAGCGCTGAGTCAGCGCATCAGCCCGTACCGGGCCGGCTACCTCCCCGAGGAGCGGCGGCGCATCGAGCAGCGGCTGTTCCGGGGGGAGCTCGTCGGGGTGATCTCCACGAGCGCGCTCGAGCTGGGGATCGACGTGGGCGGCCTCGACGCCGCCGTGCTGGTGGGCTTCCCCGGCACCATTGCCAGCACCTGGCAGCGCATCGGCCGGGCCGGCCGCGGCACCGACCCCTCCGCCGGCATCCTCATCGCCCTGGACGACGCCCTCGACCAGTACCTGATGCGCCACCCCGACTACCTCTTCGCCCGCTCCCCCGAGCACGCCGTCATCGACCCCGAGAACCCCTACATCCTGGCCAACCACCTGCGCTGCGCGGCGGCGGAGGCGCCGCTCGAGCCGGCCGACGCCGAGCTCTTCGGGGAGCGGACCCTGGCGGTGGCGGCCCTGCTCGGCGAGTTCGGCGACCTGGTGCAGCGTCGCGGCCGCTGGTACTGGGCCAATCCCCGGCGCTACCCCGCCGCCGAGGTGGAGATCCGCGCCGCCGGCACCCCCTACCGCATCGTGGACGTCCAGGCCCGCGCGGTCATCGGGACGATCGACGAGGCCCGCGCCTTCGAGCAGGTCCACCCCGGCGCGATCTACCTGCACCAGGGCGAGGCCTACGTGGTGCGCAAGCTCGACCTGGTGGAGAAGGTGGCCTACGTGCAGCCGAGCCCGGCGGACCACTACACCCAGGCGCGGGTGCTCACCGACGTCCGCATCGTCCGCGCGCACGAGGAGAAGCCCTGGGGGCCCACCCGCGCCGCCTTCGGGGACGTGGAGGTGACGACCCAGGTCACCGAGTACGTGCGCAAGCAGCTCTTCACCGAGGCGGTGCTGGGCGTGGAGCCGCTCGACCTGCCGCCGCAGGTGCTGGCCACGGCGGCGCTGTGGTTCACCATCCCGCCCGAGCTGGTGCGGGAGGTGGAGCGACACGGGCTGGACCTGGCCGGGGGGATCCACGCCGTGGAGCACGCCGCCATCGGGCTCCTGCCGCTGTTTGCCATGTGCGACCGCTGGGACATCGGCGGCGTCTCCTACCCGCGCCACGAGCAGGTGGGGGCGCCGGCCATCTTCATCTACGACGGCCACCCGGGGGGCGTGGGGATCACTCAGAAGGGATTCGCGCTGCTCGACGAGCTGATGTCCGCCACCCTGGACGCCATCGCCTCGTGTCCGTGCGAGGCCGGGTGTCCTTCCTGCGTGCAGTCCCCCAAGTGCGGCAACCTGAACACCCCGCTGGACAAGGCGGCGGCGATCCTCCTGCTGCGCGGCTTGCTGGCCCGCCCCGGACGCGCCGCCCGCGCGGGCGGACGGCGCCGGTCGTGA
- a CDS encoding MFS transporter: MSPRDNPASVVDPESSLAPVVDADDSPAGAAQDGRPAAGAVTRITWTLFVGQGLAQAAILAIFPLFAIIGAALSRPGWAGLPAMVYALSSALSAFGWGLAMDRVGRRPVLVAGFLLGTGGALLAGQAVLVSGFLMFQVGLALVGAAMAAITLGRFVAGEIHPAEQRGRAISRVVLGGTVGAVLAPLVVRAITRGAVGPTELASPFWAAAGLYGVAALAMAAGIWPEPRLLAGSRVGLATRIPRDGRSLWQILRGRAVRVAVVAMVGGQLIMAMVMVMTSVHMRDHHHPLPAIALVLSLHVVGMYAFSMVSGRLADRWGRAPVITGGAAALLLSCLAAPLSSALSPTAAALFLLGLGWNFCFVGGSALLADQLTDGEGGRVQGFNDLLVGAASGAGSLGSGALFAAAGFAVMALAAALLALVPLGLTWWWMATRQVAADASTA, translated from the coding sequence GTGAGCCCCCGCGACAACCCGGCGTCGGTCGTGGACCCGGAGAGTAGCCTGGCACCGGTCGTGGACGCAGACGACAGCCCGGCCGGCGCCGCACAGGATGGAAGACCGGCCGCCGGCGCCGTCACCCGCATCACCTGGACGCTCTTCGTCGGGCAGGGGCTGGCCCAGGCGGCGATCCTGGCCATCTTCCCCCTCTTCGCCATCATTGGAGCCGCCCTGAGCCGCCCCGGGTGGGCGGGTCTGCCGGCCATGGTCTACGCGCTCAGCTCGGCCCTCTCCGCCTTCGGTTGGGGGCTGGCGATGGACCGCGTGGGCCGACGGCCGGTGCTGGTGGCCGGGTTCCTCCTCGGCACGGGCGGGGCGCTGCTGGCCGGGCAGGCGGTGCTGGTCTCGGGCTTCCTCATGTTCCAGGTCGGCCTCGCTCTGGTGGGCGCAGCCATGGCCGCCATCACGCTGGGACGGTTCGTCGCCGGGGAGATCCACCCGGCGGAGCAGCGCGGCCGCGCCATCTCCCGCGTGGTCCTGGGCGGGACGGTGGGGGCGGTGCTCGCCCCGCTGGTGGTGCGGGCTATCACCCGGGGCGCCGTCGGGCCGACGGAGCTGGCCTCGCCCTTCTGGGCGGCCGCTGGGCTCTACGGGGTGGCGGCCCTGGCTATGGCCGCGGGGATCTGGCCCGAGCCGCGTCTGCTGGCGGGCAGCCGCGTGGGCCTGGCGACGCGGATTCCACGGGACGGGCGCAGCCTGTGGCAAATCCTCAGAGGGCGCGCCGTCCGGGTGGCGGTCGTCGCCATGGTCGGGGGGCAGCTCATCATGGCCATGGTCATGGTGATGACCTCCGTGCACATGCGGGACCACCACCACCCGCTGCCGGCCATCGCCCTGGTGCTCTCCCTGCATGTCGTCGGGATGTACGCGTTCTCGATGGTGTCCGGGCGCCTCGCCGACCGCTGGGGCCGCGCGCCGGTCATCACGGGCGGGGCCGCGGCGCTGCTCCTTTCCTGTCTCGCCGCCCCGCTCTCCTCTGCGCTCAGCCCTACGGCGGCGGCCCTCTTCCTCCTCGGACTGGGGTGGAACTTCTGCTTCGTGGGCGGCTCGGCGCTGCTGGCCGACCAGCTCACCGACGGGGAGGGCGGGCGCGTCCAGGGCTTCAACGACCTGCTGGTCGGGGCCGCCTCCGGGGCGGGGAGCCTCGGCAGCGGTGCGCTCTTCGCCGCCGCCGGGTTTGCGGTGATGGCGCTGGCCGCCGCGCTCCTGGCGCTGGTACCGCTGGGGCTCACCTGGTGGTGGATGGCCACCCGCCAGGTTGCCGCCGACGCATCGACGGCGTAG
- a CDS encoding DinB family protein, whose product MGPQPAPQTAARAQRSQPVADAIVAWLIRRVDRTYRQGNWAGRGVLAAIADVPAAMAHWRPHPAQHTIAEMVLHMGYWKDAVTARLRGRPWRFDEQQNWPTLFPTAEAWEEAKAELAAAHRRLRTALRTVRAEHLLARPSPDGGRTPTLADLVVDIATHDSYHAAQIFVLKRLYLDRRRTGADQLRTTA is encoded by the coding sequence GTGGGACCGCAGCCGGCGCCGCAGACGGCCGCGCGGGCGCAGCGGTCGCAGCCGGTGGCCGACGCCATCGTCGCGTGGCTAATCCGGCGGGTCGACCGCACCTACCGTCAGGGGAACTGGGCGGGGCGAGGGGTGCTGGCGGCCATCGCCGACGTCCCCGCAGCGATGGCGCACTGGCGCCCCCACCCCGCGCAGCACACCATCGCCGAGATGGTCCTGCACATGGGCTACTGGAAGGACGCCGTCACGGCGCGCCTCCGGGGGCGTCCCTGGCGCTTCGACGAGCAGCAGAACTGGCCTACCCTCTTCCCCACCGCCGAGGCCTGGGAGGAGGCGAAGGCGGAGCTGGCGGCAGCGCACCGGCGGCTGCGAACCGCCCTGCGCACGGTGAGGGCTGAGCACCTGCTCGCGCGTCCCTCACCGGACGGGGGGCGGACGCCCACGCTGGCCGACCTGGTGGTGGACATCGCCACCCATGACTCCTACCACGCCGCCCAGATCTTCGTGCTGAAACGGCTCTACCTGGACCGGCGCAGAACGGGTGCAGACCAGCTCAGGACTACCGCATGA
- the rsmI gene encoding 16S rRNA (cytidine(1402)-2'-O)-methyltransferase has protein sequence MAAVSSPAPGRLFVVGTPIGNLEDITLRALRVLAQVAVIACEDTRHTRRLLARHGISTPLVAYHEHNERVQAPALVARLQAGEDVALVSDAGMPGISDPGYHLVRQAAEAGIPVVAVPGPSAVTAALSVAGLPTDRFCFLGFLPRSAAARREALRAVADLPATLVFFEAPGRVARTLADVAAVLGPRRVAVVREATKLHEEVRRGRADELAAVLAGERVRGEVTVVVEGRPRAQASEETRAQAPDAKRREAAEPEAAALLAQGLSRRDVARVLAASHGLPHREAYTLALRVRPLRRRARATGAATGERG, from the coding sequence ATGGCCGCCGTGAGCTCCCCTGCACCCGGGCGCCTCTTCGTGGTGGGCACCCCCATCGGGAACCTGGAGGACATCACCCTCCGGGCCCTGCGGGTCCTGGCGCAGGTGGCCGTCATCGCCTGCGAGGACACCCGGCACACGCGCCGCCTCCTCGCCCGCCACGGCATCTCCACCCCGCTCGTCGCCTACCACGAGCACAACGAGCGGGTGCAGGCCCCCGCGCTGGTGGCGCGGCTCCAGGCCGGGGAGGACGTGGCGCTGGTGAGCGACGCGGGGATGCCGGGCATCTCCGACCCCGGCTACCACCTGGTCCGCCAGGCCGCCGAGGCCGGGATTCCCGTCGTGGCCGTCCCCGGTCCCAGCGCCGTCACCGCGGCCCTCTCCGTGGCCGGATTGCCCACTGACCGCTTCTGCTTCCTGGGCTTCCTCCCTCGCTCGGCTGCGGCCCGGCGCGAGGCGCTGCGCGCGGTGGCGGACCTGCCAGCCACCCTGGTGTTCTTCGAGGCCCCGGGACGGGTGGCGCGCACCCTGGCCGACGTGGCGGCCGTGCTCGGCCCGCGGCGGGTGGCGGTCGTGCGGGAGGCCACCAAGCTGCACGAGGAGGTCCGCCGCGGCCGCGCCGACGAGCTGGCGGCAGTCCTGGCGGGTGAACGGGTGCGCGGCGAAGTGACGGTGGTGGTGGAGGGACGGCCCCGGGCCCAGGCGTCGGAGGAGACCCGGGCGCAGGCTCCGGACGCGAAGCGGCGTGAGGCGGCCGAACCCGAAGCGGCCGCCCTGCTGGCGCAGGGCCTCTCCCGGCGCGACGTCGCCCGGGTGCTCGCCGCCTCCCACGGGTTGCCGCACCGCGAGGCTTACACCCTGGCCCTGCGCGTCCGGCCCCTCCGTCGGCGTGCCCGGGCGACCGGGGCCGCCACGGGAGAGCGCGGATGA